Part of the Xiphophorus couchianus chromosome 2, X_couchianus-1.0, whole genome shotgun sequence genome, TAGACAGAGACTGGTTTACGTTTCAGGCAATGCACATGAACTTTTAAGTACCACCACAGAAGCCTGGAAGACGAAGCTTAGAAAGCCTCCCTTTGAgtgtttttaagcttttttatgTGGCGTACAGACGTTTGATGTTCGCAGTCCCCTAAGGCAGAAGTTTAATTTGAAGTGAAACGGCAActgtaaaatacttttatgtAGCTCTTTCCTCATTAGCACATGCTTTCTGCAGctctgtaataaataaaattccttCCCTtcgctcttcttctctgcttaaTACAACAGTGGTGTCGGCTGATAAGCTGAAACACCATTTACACGAGCCCCATTCCAAGTGCCTGATTGAAATTCTCTCACTGTAATATCAGTCAGTGGAAATGTTTAAGTGCTAGTCCCTCATCCTATCCAGGATAATAAGCTGCAGTGCTCTCTGGCTTTATAGTTGTCCCTCTCCTCCTTTAAGCTAGTAGTTTGGCTCGCTATGAGTTTGTTCCTCCTAGCCCTAGCTTTCATTGTGGCCAATAAGTTCCCTGCACTTCCAAGTGTTTTGCAGAGTCCTTATGTGACTGTGACAAACATGGTGATGTGTGacagctgctggtgttctgcAGGCCTTCTCTCATCATTGATGCGGAGCAAACAGCATTTGATATCGGAGTGCTAAGGATGGTTTTGTCCTCACAAAgactcattttctttctgtctctgttctGGTTCCTTCATATTAGCCTTCAACAAGTCTCAGCAGTGATCCATGACTTGTCCTTTATGTCTCATAGAGCTCATTGGGCCTCACCTCTCATCTCCAAGAGGGGCTTTTGTTATTGAATCACACGGAATATATTTCAAAACGATTGTGAAAACAATTTACTGATTTGTATTCACGACTGTCTCCTTCACTACTGTCTCTGTTCCCCCCGGCTCTTCATCTCCACGGCTCATCTTCCTGTTTCCTCAGCCTCTGCATCTAAATCCTTCCTTCCTACCCCTCAGCATCCCTATTTATATCAAGCAACACACCCTATCATCTGTTTtctcttctcctttttcttccacacagAAGCTCCTGGCTTTGTGACACTGGACCATAGTCTGCGCTATTACCCCAGCATCACATACGGTGTCATCGGCAGCGCCATCATCTTCGTCCTGGTGGTGGCTCTGTTGGCCTTGGTTCTTCATCACCAGAGGAAACGGAGCGTCCTGTTGCCCAGGAGTGTAAGGGGAAGCACGCATCACCACCAGCCCCTTCTGCTGTCCCGACTAGTCATCCTGGACCGAGGTCACGCTAATGCCAGAGGTCTGGGTCTCAGCCCCGGCTCCAGCAATGCTGCGGGCCACTACACTGCAACTCCTCAAGCTTTGCATCTGCTGTCCGGGGCCATGTATCCCTCCTCAGTGTCCTTAGACTCGCCTCCCTCATACTCTGAATCAGTTCTGGATGTCAGGTAAATGAACGTTCTtagcattttgcattttaaaatctgcttaAGTAAAATACAACAGACAACTCGCCTGTTGTAAAGTACAACAATTAGCCTATTATGTAGTTCATTCGACTACATAAACCAAATAAACAGGCTTATATATATGATGTGTACCTTATATGtagcaaaatgcaaacaataatTCTTACAGCTATTTTCAACAATCactttcttcttgccattcTCTCACAAAGACCAGATTTATGGAGTTCATAACTATGAGTCCGGAGCCACAATGGACCTTGACTCCTTCTCTGATTAACGCTCACTGTTCAGTTCGATTAGATGTTGTTTAcaggtatcagagtaaagggagGTAAATACATATACACACCACTTTTTTCATTTAGGTAATTGAAATagattttgaaaaccatgtgtcacttttctttcacttccCATTCATAtggtactttttatttgttatgtaAAACTTAATTGCAGTCTGAGGTTATAATGTGAGACAATATGAAGAAGTTGATGCCGTATAAAAACTTTTCCCAGGCAGTCTATGTAATTGCTCTGTAAAGTGTCAATGTGCTTTGTTTTTCCCTAGTCGACCTCCTTGGTTTGATCTTCCCCCTCCACCTTACGTCAAAGACAGCGAACTTTCTTCAGATGGAAATCTTCCTCATTACGACAATCTGCAGGATGGTCTGAGCCATTGCGCATCGCCTGACTCTGCATCCCCACCTCCCACGATGCTTCCCCCGGACTCGCAGACGGGTCCCAGTCCTACGGAGGAGTCAGACCAGCTGTAGCCCCTGTCATGTAGGCTGATCAGACTTTGGACAGTCAAACAGCTGGACTCACTATCCCAGCCATATAGAGCTATCAAAGACTAAAGGACAGCCCTAAATAAAGGCCCTTTGGAAAAGATTCAGGGGAGTTAATCAACTTCAAAAGGGTCCCAAACTGGCTGCCTTCACTTCAGCCAGCTGAAGCTCCAGCATTTCTCCTGTAGACTGAACCTGTGTGCTGGTTCCCTCTGCTGGTATGATAgattaattacatttcaaagtgctCAGCTGGTGTTAATTCAGTTCCTTGAAGACATTTTATCTATTATACTTACCAGTGAAAATACTGAAGACTACAAAGAAGAAATCAACTGCTCATCTTTATTGTGGTACACTTCTGATTAGCATAGGATGCGTTTtgctagattttaaaatactccACAATGTGcctatttacatttaaaatataattaaattagatttagcTTAACTTGTTTATTTCCCAGTTCATCAAATGAACCATCATATGAGACATACAGACACAAACTAATACTTTGCTGCTTgtttgaaacaattttaaacagATCGGcttaggcttttttttctttttactcattaaatgttttcctttgtgtCTCATCTTGCCATTTAGTTAAATACCAATAACAATATGTAATAGGACCACCTATGTTTTAGGAGACAATGTTTGTACTTGATGTTCTAAAATCATTCCTCTACGCAGAAGAACCGAGACGTTTCGAACCTGTAAGACCAACAGGGTTCATACGCAATCTGCTTTATATTCCATAAGAATTCAGAGCGGGAAATGCGGTTTGACAAAACATGTTATTGCTTATTTggttttctaaaagaaaaatgtatgaacttttaaaatagaaaaaagttctgtatttttttaatttagatacAAATTAAATTGTCACATCCCAGCTTGAGTTGAACATTTTAGCCAGCggtacagtatttttttttttccttccatttcaagGATGGAACAAGCATTAGATTCTATACtacctttttctcttctttcaaatttttaatCCATGTCCATAACAACAGCTGGGTATAAGGTAGAAAATACATTAGACTGAAATGCACATGTAAAGAAATTGtgcacaaaagacaaaacaaatcaatctATTTAAAGCAGAACACTTAGAATGTGAAGTAAAATATTCCTTTCCTTTTAGATAATGTAATTAATTCTGgtacaaaactaaattaaaccaAAGATACGAATACTAAAAGTTTACCAATAAAAGATACAACTatgtgtttgtaattttatcACCAAAACAACTGCAAATGTTTGATTGGGTGAAACGGTTTTGATTTGAGATTTTGTTGCGATCAAGACCttctttatttctgatttttagtCCTAACTTTATCTATCCACACAAATCCCAGATCTGTGAAGTTTTCTTTCATGATTTCTTTGTTCTATGTAGTGTGTAcatttgaagtaaaacaaatatccaATTCATATCCTGAgtggatatttctttttttctactgtcAAAATAGATTTCTTATTGGTTGTTGGTCAGGCTTTTCTATACCAATAGCTTAGGAGCATGTACATAAGATACTAAATAATCCATAAACAGTGTGATAAAGCTCTAGTAACAAATAGAGACTGATTAGAAAAAGGGTTGTCAAAGTTTAGACTCTGAAGTCCAATACCGCTTTCGCTTATTTGAACTCACACCAGTATCCAGATAAAAAGAACGAGAAAGAGATGGATAGAAAATCTGAACACAGCTGCTAGAACTGACTACTGGAGATCTTGGAAATACTGGATGGCAAAAGTGACGTCAGCAGTAACATAATTTGACTATATGTTTTGGTGGGGGGTTGCAAGTATTCATAATAATATTGATTATATTAGTAGCAGATATATAACACagctggtggaaaaaaaacaactatttcaACAACTTTAAAAGCGGGTGTAGGCATTTTGTCACAACGTTTTCAGACATACTGTAAGGATGCCAACATCTGCCTTGTTTCAATAGGAGGCTCTCCTGCCTCTGACATTGAAGTGTGGCTAAATGAAATACCACTTGTGTGACTGAATCACATCATATTTACACAGTCAGAAAATAGGAGGTTTGggatttgtaaataaaaactcatgAGCAAGTGCGGTATGATGATATAGTTGCTGACATTATTGCTTGCAACTAAAAGATTCTGAGTGGACAAGCCTGCAGATCCATTCTGGTATAGATCTTTTTACGTcagttaaacaatttaattactCAAAAACGTGTTAGATTTTAACTACTGAGTTGAAGTTTATTAACTTGTATTTTAATTATCAAATGAAATTTCAAAACATCTGCACAACCTACACTTCATGAGCAGATCAACAACATGTACATTTCACAGAATCAGATTGCCAAAATACATCTAACATCTACAAGCTCAAACTGAGCAAATTCAGATACACATTATTAATAGAGATGCAGTTTCAAAGCTTTCTATGTGCACAAGAAAAACTTTGTAGGTGCAATGAAACCCTCTTAGAACAGACTCCATATTCACCAGTACCATTATTGTTTCCTCCATGTCAGGGAGAGAGAAATGAAATGCTTTGTGACTAAAGCAGTTAAAACAGTACTGAAATGGTagaaaacatgcttttattCAGTGTAATTAGGGAGCATGTAAAATGGGATATCTGGTGAAACTAAATATCAATTTAATAGAAAGCAAATTAAgtcaaaaagtgatttatttttttattttttaactatagAGTGGTGTGGTTGGCTTAACCAAGGGCATGCAGTTCCAAAACTTTCCAATAGATGTCACTAGGTCACCATTCATGACAAAGTTCAGTAAAGCAGGATGTCAAAGGGAAGCCTGTCTTGGATGTTTTTGGATGTTTAGCACAtgtgtttttgaacattttatccattgtttgctttgcttttaaattGACAGTAtctatttagctgttttttcaACCATTTGACTTCTGATGTATAACATTGAGGGTAAACATCTACTCCATGTGTCACATTCAGTTTAGAATCAAACAGCGCTTAGCAGCCGCCTCAAATTTGCATTGTAATGATCCCTTATAACCTTCCATCTCATTTTGTCATTCCCACCCTAATATCCGCATCACATTGTGACACATCAGATAACATGATACCATCTTTGACTTCCCTGCCTGTTCCCTTTGCTTGGGTTTCCCATCACTTTATCCGAACATCACTTTATTCAAACCCTTTATTTCAGCCTGCTCATCCTTCCCCCCCCCCTTCATCCAAGCACATAACTCATTTTCATCCCCTTAATACCCCCACCTccattttctaaaattaatcaGTCTTCTCTGGACACTGCACTCTTCTTTACCTCATCTTAAACTCTGATGCTGGAGGCCCATGTTTGCTTAGCCTGAGCCCTTAACTACACAGACTTTAATTAAAAGCCTGCACACTTCTTGCTCTGCCTGTTGCACACTTTTTCTGTATGACAGCTGGTGCACAAGCAGGATGAGAATTGTGCTATAGTGCAAAGTATAGCCTATTGGTCAGCCATGCTTTATGAATGTCATGTTAAGTTACATTAGTGCAAAGAGCACTACGCAACAATAAACCAAGATAAGGTGAGAATCATCAAGATAAGAACTATTTCTATCCTTCAAACTGCAGTAggtaattttcattaaaaaaatgttttttgtttttttcccatatttgttaaaactgtcactatgccATTACAGAATAATATGAAACAGATGATCTGTAAAaactcctctgccttttccctTTGGTCCtactgtcatctgcagaaatatacCACTTAGACagacaaccagtcagagccttgagggagaaaaggaaataatatAAAAGGTACAATAACCTGGTTGCAAAAGTGTGCACATTGATAGTTAAATTGATCTCCTTTTGGGTCGCTTCCAGCATTCAGTCTTTTTGGCTTCCCACCTGCCATCAATTATAGTCCTGCCAATAAGGCTCAACTTTCCTAACTGGACTTTCCTGACATTAGCTCATTTTCACCTTTTATCTTAAAGCCACAGTTTTCAGATTGTCTAGAAAGGATTAAAATGATTTGGCTGTACAAATGGTATTAGATATCAGTTGGAAAAATTATTCCAAAAACCCACTCCACTATATGTGCACCATAAAGACAGTCATGCATAATTAAAGAAGCTAATGAGCAACAGTGGTGTTACAGTACGTTTATTGAAGTAGATGTATAATGTTGTCTTGAACTTCAACTCCATGGCcataaataaactgcagcagGTCCTGAAAGGTATTTATTTGCTTACTCAGGTGGGTCAATACTAGTCTCTCCGAGACGGTCACAATGTAGTAAGTCTGGGGGACAGGTTTAAAGGAGTTGAAGACTGATGCACAAGCACTCCAAGGTACGGGATCAAGACAGCTCAAGATGTCTTCCACAGAACTGGAACCTTCTATTGGGTCAGGGTAAGGTTGAAAAGGTGGTGCAGAATGCCACATAGCTGGTTCACAGTTCTTCAGGACTCTGGGGCTGACACCATCCACATTTTATAGTCTAACCCTGACCTACTGACCATAATTCAAAGGTAAATTTGAAAACTATAGATCACCAAAACACCACCTTTCCCACATTAGATGAAAATACATCTTTAGGTATGACTGAGGTTTTTACCATGGTACATGAAGTTATGAATATTTCTAGATACTAGTTGGTTTTGATTCTAAACCATTTGGTGACTTCTAGAAGACTGAAGATCAAGACAAATTGTATTCAGTAGCATATACGTGCCTCCAAGAACACATTCAGATCAACAAACCAATGACTTCATGAGAGGAAGCTTAAAGTACAAGAACTGATGGCCAGAGTCCATAGTTaaattctgcagaaaatgtttgggCCACCTGAAAAGGGACTGTGGACAAGAGAT contains:
- the ldlrad3 gene encoding low-density lipoprotein receptor class A domain-containing protein 3 isoform X2, with the translated sequence MWIWYLLLGSGSGSRTAESQKLPGNNFTTECNSPGNFMCGDGMCVPSDWQCNKVPNCVDGSDERGCPGNPLVCSETRFKCRNGRCVDRSFLCNGQNNCMDNSDEELCLTTAEAPGFVTLDHSLRYYPSITYGVIGSAIIFVLVVALLALVLHHQRKRSVLLPRSVRGSTHHHQPLLLSRLVILDRGHANARGLGLSPGSSNAAGHYTATPQALHLLSGAMYPSSVSLDSPPSYSESVLDVSRPPWFDLPPPPYVKDSELSSDGNLPHYDNLQDGLSHCASPDSASPPPTMLPPDSQTGPSPTEESDQL
- the ldlrad3 gene encoding low-density lipoprotein receptor class A domain-containing protein 3 isoform X1, with amino-acid sequence MWIWYLLLGSGSGSRTAESQKLPGNNFTTECNSPGNFMCGDGMCVPSDWQCNKVPNCVDGSDERGCPKVKSKCASTFFACANGYCIIGRFRCNGFSDCPDGSDEENCTGNPLVCSETRFKCRNGRCVDRSFLCNGQNNCMDNSDEELCLTTAEAPGFVTLDHSLRYYPSITYGVIGSAIIFVLVVALLALVLHHQRKRSVLLPRSVRGSTHHHQPLLLSRLVILDRGHANARGLGLSPGSSNAAGHYTATPQALHLLSGAMYPSSVSLDSPPSYSESVLDVSRPPWFDLPPPPYVKDSELSSDGNLPHYDNLQDGLSHCASPDSASPPPTMLPPDSQTGPSPTEESDQL
- the ldlrad3 gene encoding low-density lipoprotein receptor class A domain-containing protein 3 isoform X3, translating into MWIWYLLLGSGSGSRTAAKVKSKCASTFFACANGYCIIGRFRCNGFSDCPDGSDEENCTGNPLVCSETRFKCRNGRCVDRSFLCNGQNNCMDNSDEELCLTTAEAPGFVTLDHSLRYYPSITYGVIGSAIIFVLVVALLALVLHHQRKRSVLLPRSVRGSTHHHQPLLLSRLVILDRGHANARGLGLSPGSSNAAGHYTATPQALHLLSGAMYPSSVSLDSPPSYSESVLDVSRPPWFDLPPPPYVKDSELSSDGNLPHYDNLQDGLSHCASPDSASPPPTMLPPDSQTGPSPTEESDQL